A single region of the Candidatus Marinarcus aquaticus genome encodes:
- a CDS encoding NINE protein — protein sequence MDIELEKVKVQQQNVILAYVLWWFLGIFGAHRFYTGQSKGWLYIVLFIVAAITLFAIIGYFIFVGLFIWWIIDGFNLHKIVKLQNLEVLNNYEKQQMNNA from the coding sequence ATGGATATTGAATTAGAAAAAGTGAAAGTTCAACAGCAAAATGTAATTTTAGCATATGTGCTTTGGTGGTTTTTAGGAATATTTGGAGCACACAGATTTTATACTGGACAAAGTAAAGGGTGGCTATATATTGTATTATTTATTGTTGCAGCAATTACATTATTTGCAATTATAGGTTATTTTATTTTTGTAGGTCTTTTTATTTGGTGGATTATTGATGGTTTTAATTTACACAAAATTGTTAAACTACAGAACCTTGAAGTATTAAATAACTACGAAAAACAACAAATGAATAATGCTTAA
- a CDS encoding ModE family transcriptional regulator, whose product MSKTFQLDETQKDLILTNLDSDGELSCLKAFKVARLIGVKPIDMADVCESINIKITNCELGVFGKLDFHDASLQTYQNLAQNYTQDKRMECRIIWDEAQKSTLKNVGSTVKHSDIEVTNCQLGCFRERKGKKELND is encoded by the coding sequence ATGTCTAAAACGTTTCAATTAGATGAAACACAAAAAGATTTAATATTGACAAATTTAGACAGTGATGGTGAATTATCGTGCTTAAAAGCATTTAAAGTCGCACGTTTAATAGGAGTAAAACCTATTGACATGGCAGACGTTTGTGAGAGCATCAATATCAAAATTACCAACTGTGAGTTGGGCGTATTTGGAAAACTTGATTTTCACGATGCCTCTTTACAAACCTATCAAAATTTAGCTCAAAACTATACACAAGATAAACGAATGGAGTGCCGAATCATTTGGGATGAAGCACAAAAATCGACACTTAAAAACGTGGGTTCTACCGTAAAACACTCTGATATTGAAGTGACCAATTGTCAGTTGGGATGCTTTCGTGAACGAAAAGGTAAAAAAGAACTCAATGATTAA
- a CDS encoding cysteine desulfurase: MIKLNHLQYSRSAHLKIDNTYSMSALVENTTFEELCIKYKEHFGYLKLKTFAFSKEGFLGLLLELKGTVAIGMGETLHLIQAGKLYESLGFEVIWLPLQKDGKVNLSLLDKESIDFLFLSSYVADTFMQTSIKEVKEKTSAMVISNGTAHIDQASDALYLDPYKLFGFNTSGVLLFNNESFELLSVGAIDTLSAKLLFDTKTTQVLNSTLKPQFIEALQIFFKEDIYFFVDSKETLPYTLHFGLKGIKAREFIRTLALNEIYISNGEGCSLGLSKPSRIIQAMGYDETSSRNAIVLSFRDEMSDEEVQKLTKLMYLKYKQIKSFS, encoded by the coding sequence ATGATTAAACTTAATCATTTACAATACTCTCGATCAGCGCATTTAAAGATTGACAATACTTACAGTATGAGTGCATTAGTTGAAAACACCACTTTTGAAGAGCTTTGCATAAAATATAAAGAACATTTTGGATACTTAAAACTCAAAACTTTTGCCTTTAGCAAAGAAGGATTTTTAGGTTTATTATTGGAACTTAAAGGAACCGTTGCAATTGGTATGGGTGAAACACTGCATTTAATTCAAGCAGGAAAACTTTATGAATCTTTAGGCTTTGAGGTTATTTGGTTGCCTTTACAAAAAGATGGCAAAGTAAATTTATCACTTTTAGATAAAGAGTCGATAGATTTTCTTTTCTTATCTTCTTATGTGGCTGACACTTTTATGCAAACAAGTATTAAAGAAGTCAAAGAGAAGACATCTGCTATGGTGATTTCAAATGGTACAGCACATATAGACCAAGCAAGTGATGCTTTGTATTTAGACCCTTATAAACTCTTTGGTTTTAATACTTCAGGGGTACTTCTTTTTAACAATGAGAGTTTTGAACTGCTTTCAGTGGGTGCCATTGATACTCTCAGTGCCAAACTTTTGTTTGATACAAAAACAACACAAGTATTGAATAGCACACTTAAACCGCAATTCATAGAAGCACTACAAATATTTTTTAAAGAGGATATCTACTTTTTTGTGGACTCTAAAGAGACACTGCCATACACTTTGCACTTTGGACTTAAAGGGATAAAAGCACGAGAGTTTATTCGCACCTTAGCACTCAATGAAATCTATATTTCAAATGGGGAAGGGTGCTCTTTGGGCTTATCAAAACCTTCTCGTATCATACAAGCGATGGGGTATGATGAAACCAGCAGTCGCAATGCGATTGTATTGTCGTTTAGGGATGAAATGAGTGATGAGGAAGTGCAGAAATTAACTAAGCTTATGTATCTTAAATATAAACAAATCAAATCATTTTCATAG